In Panacibacter ginsenosidivorans, the following proteins share a genomic window:
- a CDS encoding TetR/AcrR family transcriptional regulator, whose translation MGIAERKEKQKTEIRKMILDASMKLFVEEGFENVTIRKIADLIEYSPTTVYLYFKDKNEIFYQLHELGFQKMAEANQMLAGMENPLLRLHKMGENYINFGLSQPEFYDVMFIQRAPMQVLEQMDDCDWHHGENALNFLRSTVGECMQKGLIKKGNVDSVSMGIWGMVHGLVSLAIRQRLDKLCPADQENYNSEEIKNMMHESLNWLINSIDRSGRG comes from the coding sequence ATGGGTATCGCAGAAAGGAAAGAAAAGCAAAAAACGGAGATCAGGAAAATGATTCTTGATGCTTCTATGAAGCTTTTTGTGGAAGAAGGTTTTGAAAATGTTACTATCCGCAAAATTGCGGATCTTATTGAATATAGCCCCACAACAGTTTATCTTTATTTTAAAGATAAGAACGAGATCTTTTACCAGCTTCATGAATTGGGTTTTCAAAAAATGGCAGAAGCTAATCAAATGCTCGCCGGTATGGAAAATCCACTGCTTCGTTTACATAAAATGGGCGAGAACTATATCAACTTCGGTCTTTCTCAGCCTGAGTTTTACGATGTAATGTTTATTCAGCGTGCACCTATGCAGGTATTGGAACAAATGGATGATTGTGACTGGCATCATGGTGAAAATGCACTTAATTTTTTGCGTAGCACAGTTGGTGAGTGCATGCAAAAAGGATTGATAAAGAAAGGTAATGTGGACTCCGTTTCTATGGGTATATGGGGCATGGTTCATGGGTTGGTGTCACTGGCTATCCGCCAGCGACTTGATAAGCTTTGCCCGGCTGACCAGGAAAATTATAACAGCGAAGAGATAAAAAACATGATGCACGAATCATTGAACTGGTTGATCAATTCTATTGATCGTTCAGGAAGGGGGTAA
- a CDS encoding Gfo/Idh/MocA family protein, whose amino-acid sequence MNNNQSNNKSGNSRRTFIRNSAAAAAGFYIIPRHVMGRGFIAPSDKLNLAGIGVGGKGNSDINNAWNNGSENVVALCDVDWGYAKAPAQKFADAKKYNDYRKMFDEMGKSIDAVTISTPDHMHAPIAMAAMQLGKHVYVQKPLTHDIYEARMLTEAAHKYKVVTQMGNQGASSDGSSQLVEWFDKGIIGKVDTAYIWTNRPVWPQGIPFPTETPALPSTMTKEDWDLWIGSAPYFDYNPLFHPFKWRGWWPFGTGALGDMGCHLIDPAFRVLGLGYPTEVECSVGQVFVRDWNPEYIPNGCPPSSHVQLKFPASKKNPSELKMVWSDGGIRPFHPDLIPADDFIGEPGSANGGMLIGEKGIMTFGTYGMAPQVYLKDGTKLTQTNTKTELQKMPESGHQVAWTRACKAGFESKEHKSLTSSFDYSGPLTETVLMGNLAIRSYGVRVKEGNNGYANPGRKKLLWDGKNMKITNFDDANQFVKRTYRDGYSLGV is encoded by the coding sequence ATGAACAACAATCAATCAAACAACAAAAGCGGTAATTCCCGCAGAACATTTATCCGCAACTCGGCTGCGGCCGCAGCAGGTTTTTACATTATTCCAAGACATGTAATGGGACGTGGTTTTATTGCTCCAAGTGACAAATTGAATCTTGCCGGTATTGGTGTTGGCGGAAAAGGTAACTCTGACATTAACAATGCATGGAACAATGGTTCAGAAAATGTAGTAGCACTTTGCGACGTGGATTGGGGCTATGCAAAGGCACCAGCTCAGAAATTTGCTGACGCAAAAAAATATAACGACTACCGTAAGATGTTCGATGAAATGGGCAAAAGTATTGATGCTGTTACCATCTCCACACCAGACCATATGCATGCGCCTATAGCAATGGCTGCAATGCAGCTGGGCAAACATGTCTATGTTCAAAAACCACTTACACATGACATCTACGAAGCAAGAATGCTTACTGAAGCAGCACATAAGTATAAGGTTGTAACACAAATGGGAAACCAGGGAGCTTCAAGTGATGGCTCATCCCAACTGGTTGAATGGTTTGATAAAGGCATCATTGGAAAAGTTGATACAGCTTACATCTGGACAAACCGCCCGGTTTGGCCACAAGGGATTCCATTCCCAACAGAAACACCAGCTTTACCGTCAACCATGACAAAAGAAGACTGGGATCTTTGGATCGGCAGTGCTCCATATTTTGATTATAACCCATTGTTTCACCCCTTTAAATGGAGAGGCTGGTGGCCTTTTGGTACCGGTGCACTAGGTGATATGGGATGCCATCTTATCGACCCCGCTTTCAGAGTGCTAGGGCTTGGTTACCCAACTGAGGTAGAGTGCAGTGTAGGGCAGGTTTTTGTAAGAGATTGGAATCCCGAATATATTCCTAACGGTTGCCCCCCATCTTCTCATGTACAGCTCAAATTCCCGGCTTCAAAAAAGAATCCCTCAGAATTGAAAATGGTTTGGTCCGATGGTGGTATTCGTCCATTTCACCCGGATCTTATTCCGGCAGATGATTTCATCGGAGAGCCCGGCAGTGCCAACGGCGGTATGCTTATTGGCGAGAAGGGTATTATGACTTTTGGCACTTATGGAATGGCGCCACAGGTTTATTTAAAAGATGGTACCAAACTTACCCAGACAAACACTAAGACAGAATTGCAGAAAATGCCTGAAAGCGGCCACCAGGTTGCATGGACACGCGCCTGCAAAGCCGGTTTTGAAAGCAAGGAGCATAAAAGCCTTACTTCTTCATTTGATTATTCAGGCCCGCTTACTGAAACAGTTTTAATGGGTAATCTTGCTATCCGTAGTTATGGTGTAAGAGTTAAAGAAGGTAACAATGGATACGCAAACCCTGGTCGCAAGAAATTGCTTTGGGACGGAAAAAATATGAAGATCACAAACTTTGATGATGCTAACCAGTTTGTAAAACGTACATACCGCGATGGTTATAGTTTAGGCGTATAG
- a CDS encoding GH3 family domain-containing protein: MALFDIQLPLSIARALRLPQNDPRRQQLRVLKKLLRKAKFTEFGQKYRFDEILMSRHIGKKFQELVPIYNYNTIYEEWWHKTLEGVPDVCWPGKIKYYALSSGTSESSSKYIPITNDLLAGNRVVMIKHILTLRNYQDIPVRSIGKGWLMIGGSTALQKNAGYYAGDLSGITAKKVPFWFQPFYKPGRKIAREKDWNKKLEDIVEKAPEWDIGFIVGVPAWIQMCIEKIIERYEVENIHDIWPHLAFFVHGGVSFEPYKKGFEKLLGKPITYIETYLASEGFIAYQDRQYAKGMKLVTNEHIFLEFVPFDYKNFDDNGDIVPNPETLMIHEVEEGKDYALLISTSAGAWRYLIGDTVRFTDKKRCEIIITGRTKHFLSLVGEHLSVDNMNKAIQTVSEDLNISIPEYTVVGKPYNNFFAHHWYIATDDKVNAEELRLRIDAKLKEINDDYAVERKSALKEIFLDVLHEERFMEFMRLKGKIGGQHKFPRVLKGRMLEDWNKFLKGELV; this comes from the coding sequence ATGGCGTTATTTGATATTCAGTTACCATTAAGTATTGCAAGGGCGCTTCGGTTGCCGCAAAACGATCCACGCAGGCAACAATTACGTGTTTTAAAAAAACTTTTGCGCAAAGCAAAATTTACAGAGTTTGGGCAGAAATATCGCTTTGATGAAATTTTGATGAGCCGTCACATCGGTAAAAAATTCCAGGAATTGGTGCCTATTTATAATTACAATACTATCTATGAAGAATGGTGGCATAAAACATTGGAAGGGGTGCCTGATGTGTGCTGGCCAGGCAAGATAAAATATTATGCACTCAGCAGCGGAACGAGTGAATCTTCCAGTAAATATATTCCTATTACCAATGATCTTTTAGCAGGCAACAGGGTTGTCATGATCAAACACATACTTACATTAAGAAACTATCAGGATATTCCCGTGAGGTCAATTGGGAAAGGCTGGTTAATGATCGGTGGCAGTACCGCACTTCAAAAAAATGCTGGCTATTACGCCGGAGATCTTAGTGGTATTACCGCTAAAAAAGTGCCCTTTTGGTTTCAGCCATTTTACAAACCCGGAAGAAAAATTGCCCGGGAAAAAGACTGGAACAAAAAGCTGGAAGATATTGTAGAGAAAGCTCCTGAATGGGATATTGGTTTTATTGTAGGTGTGCCTGCATGGATACAAATGTGCATAGAAAAGATCATTGAGCGCTATGAAGTGGAAAATATTCATGATATATGGCCCCACCTGGCATTCTTTGTACATGGTGGTGTAAGTTTTGAACCATACAAAAAAGGGTTTGAAAAATTATTGGGTAAACCCATTACTTACATTGAAACCTACCTTGCCAGCGAAGGGTTTATTGCTTACCAGGATCGTCAGTATGCAAAAGGTATGAAGCTCGTAACCAATGAACATATCTTTTTAGAATTCGTTCCTTTCGACTATAAAAATTTTGACGATAATGGTGATATTGTCCCTAACCCTGAAACACTCATGATTCATGAAGTGGAAGAGGGTAAAGATTATGCATTACTCATTAGCACCAGTGCAGGTGCCTGGCGTTATCTTATCGGCGATACAGTAAGGTTTACCGATAAAAAAAGATGCGAGATCATCATTACGGGACGCACCAAACATTTTCTGAGTTTGGTAGGCGAGCATTTGAGCGTTGACAATATGAACAAAGCCATCCAGACCGTTAGCGAAGATCTCAATATTTCTATTCCTGAATACACGGTTGTAGGCAAGCCTTACAATAATTTCTTTGCGCATCACTGGTATATTGCAACAGACGATAAAGTAAATGCGGAAGAATTAAGACTACGCATTGATGCAAAGCTTAAAGAGATTAATGATGATTATGCAGTAGAAAGAAAAAGTGCACTAAAAGAAATATTTTTAGACGTATTGCACGAAGAGCGTTTCATGGAATTCATGCGCCTGAAAGGAAAGATTGGCGGCCAGCATAAATTTCCCCGTGTTTTAAAAGGCCGTATGCTCGAAGACTGGAATAAATTTTTAAAAGGAGAATTAGTATAA
- a CDS encoding glycosyltransferase family 2 protein, which yields MNLSVIIVSYNVKYFLEQCLCAVERAIANIRSEVIVVDNNSSDGTVEYLQQKYPWVNFVCNEKNEGFAKANNKALSKCNGEFVLYLNPDTIIPENILVDSLAFFKTHNDAGAIGVHMIDGRGVFLPESKRAYPSPLVAFFKLSGLSALFPSSGFFNKYALGNLDKNTIHEVDVLSGAFMMVRKSILQELSGFDESFFMYGEDIDLSYRIQQLGKKNYYLGNLNMIHFKGESTGNSKRKHTRIFYNAMNVFVTKHYTGINAWALKIFLYTGIFLRAVISFLGLPIKIIMNDIRQALKEDQVNVYLVGDASSAEEAKRIMLKHKLQKTFKGSLLIEKRDIYIPTKGSEIIFCTGALSFADTIGIITKYPKKNKYMWHGLDSNSIVFSTDKNECGTVYSIEEVKSDIKNRTAEPEFISGNCLRYADSDKNVQVSNTTKA from the coding sequence ATGAACCTCTCTGTTATTATAGTCAGTTATAATGTAAAATACTTTCTTGAACAATGTTTGTGCGCTGTTGAGCGGGCCATTGCCAATATAAGATCAGAAGTAATAGTTGTAGACAACAATTCTTCAGACGGAACAGTTGAATACCTGCAACAAAAATATCCCTGGGTTAATTTTGTTTGCAATGAAAAGAACGAAGGTTTTGCCAAGGCAAATAATAAGGCTCTTTCAAAATGTAATGGTGAATTTGTTTTGTACCTGAATCCGGATACAATAATTCCTGAGAACATATTAGTCGACTCACTTGCCTTTTTTAAAACGCATAATGATGCAGGGGCAATTGGTGTGCATATGATTGATGGTCGTGGCGTTTTTCTACCGGAAAGTAAACGTGCTTACCCTTCACCATTGGTGGCGTTTTTTAAGCTTAGTGGTTTATCTGCTCTTTTCCCATCATCTGGTTTTTTCAATAAATATGCCTTGGGCAATCTTGACAAAAATACTATACACGAAGTAGATGTGCTTTCAGGTGCATTTATGATGGTTCGTAAAAGTATTTTGCAGGAATTAAGTGGGTTTGATGAATCCTTTTTTATGTATGGGGAAGACATTGATCTGTCATACCGCATACAACAACTGGGCAAAAAGAATTATTACCTGGGTAACCTGAACATGATACATTTTAAAGGAGAAAGTACTGGTAATAGTAAAAGAAAGCATACTCGTATTTTTTACAATGCCATGAATGTTTTTGTGACAAAACATTACACAGGAATCAATGCATGGGCCTTGAAAATATTTTTATACACAGGTATTTTTTTAAGGGCAGTTATAAGTTTCCTGGGGCTTCCAATAAAGATAATAATGAATGATATCAGGCAGGCTTTGAAGGAAGACCAGGTAAATGTTTATCTTGTAGGAGATGCGTCATCAGCAGAAGAAGCAAAAAGAATTATGCTTAAGCATAAATTGCAGAAAACATTCAAAGGATCATTGTTGATTGAAAAAAGAGATATATATATTCCTACTAAAGGTTCTGAAATTATCTTCTGTACAGGTGCGCTTTCCTTCGCTGATACTATTGGTATTATTACAAAATACCCGAAGAAAAATAAGTATATGTGGCACGGATTAGATTCCAATAGTATTGTTTTTAGTACGGATAAAAATGAATGCGGAACTGTTTATTCAATTGAAGAAGTGAAAAGTGACATAAAAAATAGAACTGCAGAACCGGAATTTATATCAGGGAATTGTCTTAGATATGCTGACAGCGATAAGAACGTACAAGTGAGTAACACAACCAAAGCTTAA
- a CDS encoding inositol monophosphatase family protein, which translates to MLKQTLLKATEAGAAVLKQYFNGKFTISHKEGINNLVTEADHASEKAIFEVIKNDYPDHYILSEETGEIIQDSNYKWIIDPIDGTINFANGIPICCVSIGVEQDGKMILGAVYNPFIEEFFFAQHGYGATLNDQIIHVSDKDNVATSCLVTGFPYTYLDQTNGPLEVFDRLIRAGIPVRRLGSAAIDLCWVAAGRFDGFYEHKLQAWDSAAGFLIVEEAGGKVTDLKGNYYNPYQPGIIATNGLIHDELMAVVNNEKKL; encoded by the coding sequence ATGCTCAAACAAACTTTATTAAAAGCAACGGAGGCAGGCGCAGCTGTGCTGAAGCAATATTTCAACGGTAAGTTTACAATATCACACAAGGAAGGTATTAATAACCTGGTAACAGAGGCGGATCACGCATCGGAAAAAGCCATTTTTGAAGTTATAAAAAATGATTACCCGGATCATTATATTTTAAGTGAGGAAACAGGCGAAATTATACAGGATAGCAATTATAAATGGATCATCGATCCCATTGACGGTACCATCAATTTTGCCAATGGCATTCCGATCTGCTGTGTTTCCATTGGTGTAGAGCAGGATGGCAAAATGATTCTGGGTGCAGTATATAACCCATTTATTGAAGAATTCTTTTTTGCACAACATGGCTATGGTGCCACATTAAATGATCAAATAATTCATGTTAGTGATAAGGATAATGTTGCAACAAGTTGCCTGGTTACCGGTTTCCCGTACACCTATCTGGACCAGACAAACGGCCCGCTTGAAGTATTCGACAGGCTTATCCGTGCAGGCATACCGGTGCGCAGATTAGGAAGCGCTGCTATCGATCTTTGCTGGGTTGCTGCAGGGAGGTTTGATGGATTTTATGAGCACAAATTACAGGCATGGGACAGTGCTGCAGGCTTTTTAATAGTTGAAGAAGCAGGTGGAAAAGTTACTGATTTAAAAGGCAATTACTATAATCCTTATCAACCTGGGATTATAGCTACGAATGGCTTAATACACGATGAATTGATGGCAGTTGTGAACAATGAAAAAAAGTTATGA
- the thiL gene encoding thiamine-phosphate kinase: MSETRTEISSLGEFGLIDHLTRNFEIQNASTILSVGDDAAVIDHFGKQTVITTDLLIEGIHFDLMYTPLKHLGYKSVIVNLSDVYAMNAIPTHITMSIGISNRFSVEALDEFYEGVYAACSKYNVDLVGGDTSASQKGFIISVTGVGEVAPDKFVKRSTAKKGDLVCVSGDLGGAFLGLTLLEREKKIYLENPQIQPDLENEDYIVGRLLKPEARKDIIEFFEKNDIVPTAMMDVSDGISSEILHICKQSNLGCRLYEEKLPIAELTRQAAFKFGLDPTVCALNGGEDYELIFTLKQEDYDKITLNEEIAVIGYMSELEEGCKLLTKGGNTFDITAQGWNAFRG; the protein is encoded by the coding sequence ATGAGTGAAACAAGAACAGAAATATCCTCTTTAGGTGAATTTGGTTTAATAGATCATCTTACCAGGAATTTTGAGATACAAAATGCATCTACCATTTTAAGTGTAGGTGATGATGCTGCCGTAATTGATCATTTTGGCAAGCAAACCGTAATAACTACAGACCTGCTAATCGAAGGTATTCACTTTGATCTAATGTATACACCGCTGAAACATCTTGGTTATAAAAGTGTAATTGTAAATCTTAGCGATGTGTATGCCATGAATGCGATTCCTACGCATATAACCATGAGTATCGGTATCAGTAATCGTTTTAGTGTGGAAGCTTTGGATGAATTTTATGAAGGTGTATATGCAGCCTGCTCAAAATATAATGTTGATCTTGTTGGAGGCGATACATCTGCGTCGCAGAAAGGATTTATTATTTCTGTTACTGGCGTTGGTGAAGTTGCTCCTGATAAGTTTGTAAAAAGAAGTACCGCCAAAAAAGGTGATCTTGTTTGTGTTAGTGGTGATCTTGGTGGCGCTTTTCTTGGCCTTACTTTACTGGAAAGAGAAAAGAAAATTTATTTAGAGAACCCGCAAATACAGCCAGACCTAGAGAATGAAGATTATATAGTTGGCCGCTTACTAAAACCTGAAGCAAGAAAAGATATTATTGAGTTTTTTGAAAAAAATGATATCGTGCCTACTGCCATGATGGATGTAAGCGATGGCATCAGCAGTGAAATTTTACATATCTGCAAACAAAGTAATCTAGGTTGCAGGTTGTATGAAGAGAAACTTCCTATTGCTGAATTAACAAGACAGGCTGCTTTTAAATTTGGCCTTGACCCAACTGTTTGTGCATTAAATGGCGGTGAAGATTATGAACTGATCTTTACTTTAAAGCAGGAAGACTATGACAAGATAACGCTCAATGAAGAAATTGCTGTAATTGGTTACATGTCAGAACTGGAAGAAGGTTGTAAACTCTTAACAAAAGGAGGCAATACTTTTGATATAACAGCACAAGGCTGGAATGCCTTCCGGGGATAA
- a CDS encoding S41 family peptidase, with translation MNGMRRKGRCHKNQLPVTKKTISLLYFTGILLLLSSCATSKHSTYNPAAKIPAAKLQEDFSLLKKILEANHPSLYWYTPKDSVDIYFNEVMQSINDSLTEIQFKNKVAWFISKIKCGHTSVRPSIAYSDYAIAHKQPRFPLLIKTWNDSLIFLGSLNKQDTLFKRGTVITSIENYDNRTLLDSLFRFISTDGHGDNFKSQAVSFNFPLYYSFAFPLKDSFFVRYIDSGIEKQTYVQLNKPFIDISKSKKTPAAVTPPKPSRKQIKQIMLVSKRSMIFDSVNNLAYMRLATFSGGNLRRFFRQSFKELHENKLSNLVIDLRENSGGNINMSTLLTRYIKNKTFHTADTAAAISRSFSYSRYIQPSFPYRMAMRFTTAKKKDGKFHFKQLEQHNCKPVKNIHYDGNVFIIQGGYTFSAAAMFVLQLKGQQNVTVTGEETGGGDYGTSAVYLPDIVLPNSKVRVVLPLYRLVFNSNKIKNGQGIAPDMYIPPSSVDISKGIDPKLQRVKELIQEKNKKGL, from the coding sequence ATGAACGGAATGCGACGCAAGGGACGATGCCATAAAAATCAATTGCCGGTAACAAAAAAAACTATTTCGCTTTTATATTTTACAGGCATATTGCTTTTATTAAGCAGTTGTGCTACATCAAAACACAGCACTTATAATCCCGCTGCAAAAATCCCTGCTGCTAAACTTCAAGAAGACTTTTCACTGCTAAAAAAAATACTGGAAGCAAACCACCCAAGTCTTTACTGGTATACGCCCAAAGACAGCGTGGATATATATTTCAACGAAGTGATGCAAAGCATCAATGACTCACTTACTGAAATACAATTCAAAAATAAAGTAGCCTGGTTCATTTCAAAAATCAAATGTGGTCATACATCTGTAAGGCCATCTATTGCCTACAGCGATTACGCTATTGCACATAAGCAGCCACGCTTTCCATTGCTCATTAAAACGTGGAATGATTCACTGATCTTTCTTGGCAGCTTAAATAAACAGGACACATTATTTAAACGGGGCACTGTTATAACATCCATTGAAAATTATGACAACCGGACACTGCTCGATTCTTTGTTTCGTTTTATAAGCACAGATGGGCATGGCGATAATTTTAAAAGCCAGGCCGTAAGTTTTAATTTCCCCCTTTATTACAGTTTTGCCTTTCCGCTGAAAGATTCTTTTTTTGTTCGTTATATAGATTCTGGTATAGAAAAACAAACTTATGTTCAATTGAACAAACCCTTTATTGATATCAGCAAAAGCAAGAAAACACCAGCTGCTGTTACGCCACCTAAACCATCACGCAAACAAATAAAGCAAATAATGCTGGTGTCAAAACGCAGTATGATCTTTGACTCTGTAAATAATCTTGCATACATGCGGCTGGCCACCTTTAGCGGGGGTAACCTGCGCCGCTTTTTCAGACAGAGTTTTAAAGAATTGCATGAAAATAAATTAAGTAATCTGGTAATTGATCTTCGCGAAAACAGTGGCGGTAATATTAATATGAGCACACTTCTTACACGGTATATAAAAAATAAAACGTTTCACACAGCAGATACTGCGGCTGCCATTAGCCGCAGCTTTAGTTACAGCAGATATATACAACCTTCCTTTCCTTACAGGATGGCCATGCGGTTTACTACTGCCAAAAAGAAAGACGGCAAATTTCATTTCAAACAGCTCGAGCAACACAATTGTAAGCCTGTTAAAAATATTCATTACGATGGTAATGTTTTTATTATACAGGGTGGTTATACTTTTTCAGCAGCAGCAATGTTTGTATTACAGTTAAAAGGTCAGCAGAATGTAACAGTTACCGGCGAAGAAACGGGTGGCGGCGATTATGGCACCAGCGCTGTATATCTTCCGGATATTGTTTTGCCAAACAGTAAGGTACGCGTGGTACTGCCTTTATACCGACTGGTGTTTAACAGTAACAAAATAAAGAACGGGCAAGGTATTGCGCCAGATATGTATATACCGCCTTCTTCAGTTGATATCTCAAAGGGCATTGATCCTAAACTGCAACGCGTAAAAGAACTGATACAAGAGAAAAATAAAAAAGGTTTGTAA
- a CDS encoding vanadium-dependent haloperoxidase: MKIFFAAIAAAFVLVSCSDNTAYIKEIHDPILYNKTVKKLNDIVLENNFPPMVGARNYAYANIAAYEVIVAGDSNYISLSGQIRSLPPMPKPSKDDKVDFQFAALIAFCKVGNAVTFPEGSMDTYVDELKQKAKDAGMPSSTFEGSIAYGNKVADSILSWSKKDNYAQTRSATKYTVTTEEGRWIPTPPMYAQAVEPHWMEVRTLVLDSASQFMPVRPPVYNIKDKNCAFMKELMKVKGIVDSLNDEQKFTADFWDDNPFKLNVSGHVMYATKKFSPPGHWMNIVGIIADKKKADFDETVYAYAKASIALFDGFISCWDEKYRSNYVRPETVINKYFDPEWRPYIQTPPFPEYTSGHAVISAAAAEVMTDIFGDNISYTDTSETEFGIAPRSFTSVRKAAEEAAISRVYGGIHYKNSCDVGNAEGKLVGQLVIQRLHMKK; this comes from the coding sequence ATGAAAATATTTTTCGCAGCCATTGCAGCAGCATTTGTTTTAGTATCCTGTTCGGATAATACTGCATACATTAAGGAAATACATGACCCGATTTTGTACAATAAAACGGTAAAAAAGCTGAATGATATTGTACTGGAAAATAATTTTCCTCCGATGGTCGGTGCACGTAATTATGCGTATGCAAATATTGCCGCGTATGAAGTAATAGTAGCCGGAGACAGCAATTATATTTCGCTTAGCGGGCAGATCAGGAGTTTGCCGCCCATGCCTAAGCCATCAAAGGACGACAAAGTAGATTTTCAGTTTGCTGCGCTTATTGCATTTTGTAAAGTAGGCAATGCCGTTACTTTTCCTGAAGGCAGTATGGATACTTATGTGGATGAGCTGAAACAAAAAGCAAAGGATGCCGGTATGCCCTCATCAACTTTTGAAGGCAGTATTGCTTATGGTAATAAAGTTGCAGACAGCATCTTAAGCTGGAGCAAAAAAGATAACTATGCGCAAACAAGGTCTGCTACAAAATATACTGTTACAACAGAAGAAGGCCGTTGGATACCTACACCGCCTATGTATGCGCAGGCTGTTGAACCTCATTGGATGGAGGTAAGAACACTGGTGCTCGATTCTGCTTCACAGTTCATGCCGGTTCGCCCCCCTGTATATAATATTAAGGACAAGAACTGCGCTTTCATGAAAGAATTAATGAAAGTAAAAGGAATTGTAGATAGTCTGAATGATGAACAAAAATTTACAGCTGATTTCTGGGACGATAATCCTTTTAAACTTAATGTAAGCGGTCACGTAATGTACGCTACCAAAAAGTTCTCACCTCCCGGCCACTGGATGAATATTGTAGGCATCATTGCCGATAAAAAGAAAGCAGATTTCGATGAAACCGTTTATGCATATGCAAAGGCATCAATCGCGTTATTCGATGGTTTCATCAGTTGTTGGGATGAAAAATACCGCAGCAACTATGTAAGGCCCGAAACAGTGATCAATAAATATTTTGATCCTGAGTGGAGGCCCTATATTCAAACACCGCCTTTTCCCGAGTATACAAGCGGGCATGCAGTAATATCTGCAGCAGCGGCGGAAGTAATGACAGATATCTTTGGCGATAATATTTCCTATACAGATACTTCAGAAACAGAGTTTGGTATTGCACCACGCTCCTTTACTTCCGTTCGAAAAGCTGCAGAGGAAGCCGCTATATCAAGGGTATACGGCGGCATCCATTACAAAAATTCCTGCGATGTTGGTAACGCAGAGGGCAAGCTCGTTGGCCAGTTGGTGATACAGCGTTTGCACATGAAGAAGTAA